GGATACTTTATAGTGTAAAAGGATTTATGATGGATGCTCAAGCAAGACAACTGATCGGATTAATTGATAATATAACTTACTCTTTTGGGATGCAAAGCCTGGAGGGGCGATGTTGCAACGAAAATATCTCCCATGGCGAGTTTCGCGCCCTGCAGGTTGCATTGCATCAGACGATCTGCACGATGCAGGATATTGCAAGAAGCGCGGCGGTTACGAAGAGCGGGGCAACCCGCATTGCAAAACGCCTGGAGGAAAAGGGCCTAGCTATACGTCAACAGGATCATAAAGACGGAAGAATCTGCTGTGTGACACCAACAGAAAAAGGTCAAACGCTCCTGAACCGGATTGAGGATCAGTTGATGTGTAAAATGCGGGAGATCCTGGCGGCGATGGACCCGGCCATGCGGGAAATTCTGATTCTCAGCCTGAACGCATTTGTTCAAGCCGCGAAGCCACGGGGTGTTCATGTAAATCCGCAGCGGGAAATGTGTTGTGCAATTGAGGAAAAAGATACCCTTGGCAATGGTTGACGCGCTCAACTATAAGCGCAATAGAACTTCATGGCTAAGAGGAGGAATTAACGATGTTCGGTTTGAATAATGTTGTGGTTGCCGGAAAATTTTTTCTGGTGATCGCCGGTGAGCTGGTCCTTATCTTTGTTGCTGTTTCCTTCATCATTGGACTGCTGATGGAATATCTCCCCCCGTCCCGCGTCAGAGATTATCTCTCCAACAAACTCTCCTGGGTGCAATACCTCCTGGGCTCGGGACTGGGCGCCATCACGCCTTTCTGCTCCTGTTCCACCGTGCCCATCACGGCAGGCTTGCTCAAGGGAGGGGTTCCTTTCGGCCCTACCATGGCATTCCTTTTTGCTTCGCCGGTTCTTAACCCGATCATTATCGCCCTCCTGCTCTCGCTCCTTGGCACTAAAGCAACTGCCGTCTATGTCGTTGTCACCTTTTTGGGCTCTATGGTGGCGGCCGCTGTGTTGTCAAGACTGGGAATGGAAAGGCAGGTCAAGCCCCTGGCCAATTTTCAGACATCCTGTTGTGCGGAAGAGACAAAATTTGAGACTGCTTCCCTGAAAACACTGCCCATGGCCGCTGGTTGCTGTTCTTCTGAGAACGTTCAGTCTGCGCCCCTCCGCACCGTGACTACTTTTCAAGCACCGAGCGCTTGCTGCGCAGGAGAGTCTTCCCCAACTGTGCAGAACCCGGTTTCTGCGTCCTGCTGCTCGGTCAGATTCGAGACGGATGAGGGAGCACAGGCGGAGTCGTTCAAAGAAAAACTGAAAAGGGCCTCTGTCTCCGCGGTGGAGACCTTCAAGGGTGTCTTCTGGTACCTCCTGCTGGGTGCGGGCATCGGCGCCTTCATCTATGGCTTTTTCCCCCAGGATCTCGTCATCCGCCTGGCCGGACCGGGAAACCCCTGGTCCATCCCTATTGCTGCGCTTATCGGTGTTCCCATGTACATCCGGGCCGAAACGGTAATTCCCATCAGTGCCGCGCTGGTCGGTAAGGGCATGGGGGTAGGAACGGTTCTGGCGCTCATCATCGGTGGGGCAGGGGCGAGTATCCCGGAAATGATCATTCTCGGTTCCATGTTCAGAAAAAAACTGATCTTCGCTTTCGCCCTGAACGTTTTTCTGGTTGCCGTCGTGGCAGGTTATCTTGTCGATATTTTGATCTATTAACCGTGGCAATCGTGCCGGTGAAGCTAAGGGAGGTGTCGCAAGGATGAGCATAAAGTTATACCTCACCGGTAACCTTCGTAAGCTTACCAAGGGCAAGAATTTGTTTGAAGTGAAGGGTCAGACCTTGGCGAGTGTCTTAGCCACGTCGTAAACCTCGCCCCCGCACTGAAATGGGCACTCTTTTATGAGTCAGGGGATGCGTTGTAGATAATGTTAAAATGCTGGTTTCTAGCTCCTTCTACAATACGATCGAGGCGTGTCGGATATTCTGGAAAAGCTGGGTGAGATCATTAAAGATCCGCGGCTATCTATGAGGTATTAATCAAGCGAACTTAGATAAAGATTAAGGAGAGAATGAAATGGACGAAGTAGTGATGGCGTATTACCGTAAATTGGTAGAAACGGGTTTCGAACATGCAGGCTCATTGGAAGACGCCTCAATCTTCCTTGAAAATTTCGCTGAAATTAGTCCGGCATGCGGTGGAAATACTAACGATTTCATGCACATATATATTAATGTGGTTAATGAAATCATTTCTGATATCAAGTATAGAAGTATTTGTGATCAGACAACGAATGTCGCCATAGAGGTTTTATGTACGTTGGTGAAGGGGAAGACTCTTGGCGAAGTCGCCGGTGTAACGGAACAAACATTTTCTCGATTTTTGGGGAGTGAAGACAAACGACTTCAAGAGACAGCCAAAGACTTACTGGAATTTCTTAACAAGGGAATCGCTGACTATAGAGCACAAACAGGAGGGGCCTGCTGAAATTCCGGACATTTCCCATCGACTTTTTTCATCGGAGGAATGTGTCATGATCCCATGCCGCCACTTAGGTAAACCAATCGAACTTCCCGGCATCATGTGTTAGGATATTTTAACGTCTGAAGGCAGGAGGGATTTAAATGAAAACACTAACGATTCGCTGGAAAAGACTTGTTGATGGGCAGGATCAGACTTGCCCGCGCTGTGGAGCTACCGGTGAAACAGTCCGAAGTGCGGTCGATAAACTCAAAAAGGCCCTCGCTGAACTGGGCATTGAAGTCCTTTTTAAAACAGAAACCCTCGACTTTCCCATGTTTTCCCAGGACTCTCTGCAATCCAATCGCATCTGGATCGGAGAAAAACCGTTGGAAGAGTGGATTGGAGCGACCGTTGGTCAAAGTCCATGCTGCGGGGTCTGTGGTGATTCTGACTGCAGAACCCTTTCGATCGGGAATAACACATATGAGGAAATTCCGGAAAGACTCATTGTTCAAGCCGGCCTTCTGGCTGCGGCGGAGCTTTACACAGATTGACCGTCGTGAGAAAACATTAATACATAAATTACAATATTTTTTAGGAGGTTGGTCATGTCACCACAAATAAGTTTAGGCCCCTGTTTTTGATGACCGGGAGAACCTCAAGAATACCGTGCCGTATTCTTTCCCGATGGTTCCAAGGTTAGTGTAACCGGTTTGAACAACATTTTTCAGCATGCGTACAAAGAAGGTAAAATTCCTGATAAGGATACTGCGAAATATCTGGTCGGCCAACTGGGAGAAGTCAATTACATTCCCTCCAATAGTGTCAGAGATTATGAGCAGGCGGTTCTGAAAATGTATCAGGAGTATTACGAGTTAATGGAAAAGCGTAAAGCCGAGGGTGAATCTAAGGAGAAATAGCGCCTGCTGAATGCGGATTCTGATTTCGGCATTGGTGTGCCAACAAGCGTTAAGGGAGAGTCTCACAAGATGAGCATTAAAGTATTTCTTGTAGATCGCCTCTCTAACCTTGCCAAGGGCAAGGATATGTTTGAGGTAAAGGGCAAGACCCTGGGCGAGTGTCTCAACTACCTCGTAAATCTTGCTCCCTCAATCAAACAGGCTCTCTTTTATGAGTCAGGCAATGAGTTGCAGGACAATATTAAAGTCCTGGTTAACAAGAAGCACGCCGAGGCAGAAGGGCTGGAGAAAGAAATAACAGACGGGGATGTGATTTATATTGCGATGCTGCCTCAGCACTGATGAGGCGGTGGCGCCGGTGGCTAGTTCAGCCACATGCAACGGAAGCAACGCAGAGCACAGAGAGAACAAAGCCGGGAGTATCGACAAAGGGGAACCAAAGCTGCTGAAAAGAAAGATGCGGGGAGTTCATGCTTCCTGAAAAAACGATAAGGAACGAGACATGTTATCAGAGGATCAACAAAAGATGTTCAACGGATTTTATGGTTCGGCCCGCAACAACAAGATTCTCGAGCCGAAGACAACGCTCATGATCCACCTTGCTTCGGCCATGGCCGTGAGCTGTTACCCCTGAATGCAGCATTACCTTGGTGTCGCCAGGGACATGGGTATTTCCGAAGAGGAGATCGGTGCAATCGAGGCTATCGTCATGGCGGTTTCTGCCGGAAAGATCATGATGCAGCTCAATGAGGTGCGTTCGAGGAGAGAGACAACTACCAAGACCGTGACCTTGTCCCCCATACCGGCTGGCTGAGGGGGGACATAGCCTGCGTGACGGGTTCCGGATAGATGGAAAAGATAGAGCTTCAAAGGGCGGCCGGTCTTGTTTATGGATGGGCAAATGATTCCGGCCGATTAAATGTCGTGGGGCTGCCGGAAGTCAATATCGGACATGCCATTCTTTCCAGAGCTGTTTCTGTTGGATTATCGAGGGCGGTTGACGAGATGCTGGTAATACTGGAATAGCCATCCAGCGGATCGTAATAGGAGAAAAGACGATGTCTATTCCTTCAATGACGGAAGAAAAAGCGGCCAAAGGTTTTAAGGAGGGCTTCGATTGCTCACAGCAGGTGCTTGCCTATGCGGCGGGCAGGCATAACCTCGGCATGGACGAGAAGGAAGCTTTCAAAATTGGCGCCCCTTTCGGCGGCGGCATGTGGAACGGTGATACCTGCGGCTGTGTGTCCGGGGCACTGATGGCGATAGGGCTGAGATACGGTCACTGTGTGCCCTATGATAAAGAAACCAAGGCGTTGCTTACGGCCAAGGCGGTTGAGTTTGAAAAGAAATTCGTAGAGAGGAACGGCAGCCTGATCTGCAGAAATATTCTAGGCTACAACCTGACCGTTCCGGAAGAGCTGAAGAAAATCATGGAGCAGAATCTCTTCTTCACGGTGTGCACGGGCCTCGTCTGCAGCGCCTGTGAAATATTGGACGAAGTGCTGTAAAGGACAAGATGAAACTCATGAACAGTAGTGCATCCCTGGAGGAGCGCCGGGAAGACTTTCCAGCCCTCGGGAGGCGCAGGAATGGGATGCCTCCGGTTTACCTGGATAACGCATGCACGACTCTGGTTCCCAGGCAGGTCATGGAATCTCTCCAGGAATGCTACGCGAACTATCCCGCCTGCGGTGGCCGGAGGAGCCGCCACTGGTTTGCCGAAGAGGTTTCCGATCGAATCGAAGGAAATCCCGATAAGGGCATAAAGGGTTCGCGCCGGATTCTCGCAGAATTTATCCATGCCGGTTCTGAAAACGAAATTGTCTTCACCCTCAATACGACCCATGCCCTCAATCTGGTGGCCCTCGGCTTCCCCTTCCGTTCCGGGGACGTTGTTCTGCTGACGGACAAGGAACACAACTCGAATCTGGTTCCCTGGTTGAGGCTGCAGAAAGCAGGGCTGATCCGGGTAGATTACACCGTTCCCGACGATCGGGATCTCTTCGATCTTGAGGCCTTCGAGGGGAAACTGAAAAATGGCCGGGTGAGGCTGGTCAGCATGGGCCATACGTCCAACGTCACCGGTTACACCCTTCCGGCAAGAGAAATCATCCGAATTGCCCATCAATACGGCGCCCTGGTCCTGCTGGACAGCGCTCAGGCTGTTCCCCATCAAGTGATCGATGTTCAGGACCTGGATGTCGATTTTCTGGCTTTTTCGCTGCACAAGATGTGTGGTCCGCGGGGGGTGGGGGTTCTTTATGGAAAGAAGGACCTGCTGGGCCGGTATCTTCAAGAAGAAGAGGGGGGAGGTTTCGTTCTTGAACCGGTTTTCCTGGGCGGGGGAACGGTCGCCGATGCCACCTATTCCTCCTACAGGCTCTTGGATCCACCGGAATGTTTCGAAGCGGGAATTCAGAATTACCCCGCGCTGATCGCCGCAGGCGCGGCCGTTAAGTACGTGCAGCAGATCGGGATGGAACGGATCAGCGCCCATGAGGGCCGGTTGAACCGTTTTTTGACCGGGGAACTGATGAATCGTTACGGGGATACGGGCTGGTTCCGGATTTTCGGGCCACAGGATGCGGAGCAAAGAGGCGGAATCCTGACCTTCGAGGTCAAGCGGCCCAATGCGGTGAGAATCGCCGAAGAGCTGAGCCGGAAAAGAAACGTCATGATCCGGGACGGCGTCTTCTGCGTCCATTCGTATTTCAACGAGCGGTTCGGACAGGGATGGACCCTCCCCAGATCTCACGACGAGCATCGCATGGTGTACCGGGTTTCCTGTTACTTCTACAATACGGTCGAGGAATGCCGGATCTTTCTGGAAACTCTGGAAGAGATCTTCCGGGAGCGCAGTTATCTGTAAGGTTTTTCAGTCAAATGGCAAAGGAGAGCGAAGTGCACGAAGCTATTATTTCGTATTACCGCAGTTTATTGAAAAAGGGGTTCGACCATGCCGGTTTCCTGAAGGACGCATCCATCTTCCTGCGGAATTTCGGCGAAGTCAGCCCCGTCTGCGGAAACACGGACGATTTCATGTACCTCTATCTCAATGTCGTCGACAACGTCATTTCCGAGATCCGATATCAGTGTATCTGTGATCCGGCATCCAACGTAGCCATCGAGATTTTCTGCTCTCTTGTAGAGGAGAAGACCCTGGGCGAAGCCGCGATGGTCAAGGAAGAGGCTTTTTTGCAAATTCTGGGCTGCGAGGACGAAGGAATGCGGGAAAAAGCCAGGTTCCTGCTGGATCTCCTTCGCGAGGGAATTCTTGGCTATCAAGCGCAAAGATCATAAAACCTTCTAAATTCTTTCCTGAAATAAACAATCATAACAACTTGATAGGAGACAGGATTCCCTGTTGGCCGGTCGATCTTTCATGATCTTCTGGTGTGTATATTGCAGTAAAATCTTTGTTCAGGCCGCTCTGGCCTGTTGATTTCCTTTGACAAGTTTTCCGATCTCGGGTATCTCAGACATCTCATTTAAGTTGAAGAAAAAAGTTTATCTTTGGAGTGCATTATGAAAAAGTGTCGGGTCATTCTGATCGCCTTCCTTTTCTTTATTGCCCTGCCATTGCCTTCCCTCGCCCGTGGGGAGACGGCTCCCGCACAACGTTCTCTTCAAGGCCATCAAATCCAAAATCCAGGCGTCAAAGAGGGAACTCCCCGTAAGTTCGACAAACTGGACAAGAACTGCGGGAATCCGGCGTATAAACAGGCTCCCATTACTCATGGTCGCACTCAAAAACATAGAACCGGCAAGAATATCCGAAAATCTATGGCTGTTCAGAGAATGACGCCTCTGAAGGGTTATGTGGCACTCGTGCAGGGAGCCGCCTATGTGCAGTTGAAGGGTAAAGAGGACTGGATAAGCCTGAGGACAGGAAATGCCGTTCCTCCACAGAGCAAATTGAAGACAGGTCAGGATGGCATCCTGGAAATTAAATATGAGGACGGCAGCAGTTTGTTGCTTCGGTCCGAAACGGAAGTAACGATCCTCGAAGCCTGGAAAACAGGGACATCCCGTCTGCTGCGCGATTTTTTCCTCAGTGCGGGGCGGGTCATCGCGAAAGTGCAGTCGGCAACGGGACGGTCCCCCCGGTTCCGGGTGCACACGCCCAGTGCCATTGCCTCTGTCCGAGGGACGGAATTCCGGGTGGCCGTGGATAAGAAGCAGGAAACTTATGTGGAAGTCCTGAAGAGCAAGGTCACCGTAGATACGGCAACAAATGTGATCAATCTGGCGCAGGGTGAGGGAGCCAAGATCAAAAACGCCGGCGCTCCACCGTCGCCGCCTCGAAAACTCCTGTTGGCGCCGAATCCCGTGGGAATGAAATCTTTCTACAGCAGCGCGCCGGTCATTGCCCTTGCTGCTGTCGGCGGCGCTCAAGCCTATCGCGTAATGGTCGCGAAAGATGAACAGGGGAAAAAGCTGGTATGGGAAGGTGTCATCAAGCGCGGGGATCGCTTTACGATGAACAGCCTTACCGACGGTTCTTACTATCTCCTGACGCAGAGCATCGATCAGATCGGTCTGGAAGGCGCGCCCTCCGAGGCGCATGCCTTTACGATTCGGCAAAACCCGCTGCCCCCCATGATTCTGATGCCGGGGAATGGGCTCAAGGCCGGGGAAAAAGAGACAACCCTGGAGTGGCTGTCTGTCGGCGATGCGGTACGGTATCATCTGCAGATCAGCGAGGACCGGGAATTCCAGAAGCTTTTTCTGGACAAGGCAGACCTTACAGACTTGACTTTCAAGGCCGAGAGGCTGGAGAACAAACCCTACACTTTCCGGATTCGCTCCATTGCCAAAGATGACTATGCCGGCGCCTGGTCCGATCCCGTGTCTTTCAACGGATCACCGCTGCCGCAGACTTTATCGGGAAATTCGCCGGTTTCCTCCCCTGATGAGATCACCCTGAGATCGAACAGCGTGGGTGAAGGCTTTACCTATCATGTTCAAGTGGCGAAGGACAGTCAGTTTCAAGAGGTCCTGGTGGATCAGAAGGTGAGCAAACCGGAAATATCGATCAAAAAACCAAAAGAAGCCGGAACCTACTTCGTGCGCATGGCTGCCATCGACCGCAACGGCAAGGCCGGCGAATTTTCTCAGGCGCAGAATTATACAATTCAAAACAGGTTCCCCTATGAATGGGTTGGAGGTGGGACAGGACTTCTTCTTTTAATTCTTCTTTTAGCCCTTTAAGAATTTATATGAAGAAAACCGGAAAGTTGATCCTTGTCGTTGATGACGACCCCAATCTTCGGCTCCTGCTGGCCATTCATCTCGAAAAGGCCGGCTTTCAGACGATCGAGGCATCAAACGGCGTCAAGGCCTTGCAGCTATTGCAGGACCATAAGCCGGATCTTGTTCCGGATCTTATTGTCACAGATGCCGTCATGCCCCGGCTTGATGGCCACGGCTTGATTCGGGAGGTGAGAAGCGAGCCGGCGTTTTCCCGGATTCCCTTGATATTGCTTACGGGGAATGATGGCGGCCAGGCAGTGGGAAATGCCTTCCGGCCGGACGCTTACCAGAAAAAACCTTTTGTCTTCTCCGATCTGCTGGCAAAGGTGGAAACCCTGTTGTCCAAAGCCTGACGTTTTTAAAAACGCTGCTGTCCATGGTCCCGATTCGAAAGATCCTTCTTACTGCACTATGCCTCCTGGTCCTTCTCGGTCTCGATTATCTCGGCTTTCTGGAGGGGATGAACAACTATTTCTACGATCTCTCCTTTCGCCTTCGGGGTCCGGAAAAACCCCTGGAAAAAATTCTCATTGCCGCCATTGATGAAAAAACCCTTTCTCGACTCGGTCCCTGGCCCCTTCAACGGGCATGGTATGCGTCCCTCCTCAAAAAAATGAAGGCTGCCGACATCGTGGCTTTTGATATTGTTCTGGCCGAGACGTCTCCTGATGATCCCCTCCTTGCTGAAGCCATGAAAAGATCCGCTCCGGTGGTTTTACCGATTCTCATCAATGAGGACCTGTCCATCGAATATCCCTCCCGGACGTTTTCTGCTCCCCTGGCGGGACATGTTCATGTTGAACGGGGCATCGATGGGGTGGCCCGGGAAGTCTATCACACGCTCTATTTTCAGGGGCGGCGGTTGCCTTCTTTCGCTTCTGTAATCTATGAATTGGCGGAAAAGCGTTCCTTTCCCCGAAGGGCTCCTTTCGGGGAACATTCAAACGAAAAGGCCATCCTCCAGGAAAACCTCATGAGAGTCAATTACTCCGGCGGTCCAGGGACGATTCCCCGGCTCCCTGTTTTCGATATCGTCCAGGGGGCTTATCCGGAAAGCTATTTCCGGGGAAAGATCGTTCTGGTGGGGATTACGGCCATGGGATTGGTTGACAGCGTCACAACCCCTTACGCCGAATCACGGATGGGCACATCGGGAGTAGAAGTGCAGGCCAACATTGTCAACAACCTGCTGCTGGCCAATGCGATTCGGGTCGTCCCTCTGGCCGGAAGCTGGCTGATCGATATTCCGTTGGCCCTTCTGCTGTACATCTGTTTCTTTCGATTGAACGAAAGAAACAGCGTTCTCCTCCTGATCGCCGCCCTGCTGCTTTTTTCCCTTTTCACCTTTCTTGCCTTTTCAATCTGGCACATCTGGAATCCGCCGGCTGCGACGATGATCAGTTTTCTCGTCCTTTTGATGCTGGCCTATCTTTTCAAACTTCATGCAGCGGCGGTCAGCCTCGGCGCTACCTATGCCGCCATTTTGCCGCATCTGAGAAATGAAAGGGGAAAAGAAAAGGCTGATTATGGGAGAGAAGGGCTTTCCGGCATTCTTTCCCCAAGAGGAATCCAACAACAGGCCCTTGTCCTTCATGATCTTGCCCATCAACTGATCTTTGAAAAGGAACTGTCCGATCGTATTTTACTGAGCGATCTTTTTGGGGTGGCAGTCTTCGATCCGGAGGGACGACTGATTCTGGCCAATCGCGATATCCATCGGCTGTGTGCGGAAAATGCAGTATCTCTGGACGACCGGGACCGCTTTATCGCCGACCTGGCGAACCATGTCCTGGAAAAAGACGTGGGCAGCCCAGCCTTCGAGCAATGGCTGCAGATGGCTGCCATCACGGTCTCTCTAAGCCGACCGGAAATGCGATACCTGAAAGTGGATCTCTCTCTCCTGTCCGTTGCGGAAAAAATGTATTCCCTGTTTATTCTGTCCGACATCACAAAGGTCAAGGAAGTGGAACTTTTGAAAGGTCAAATTGTTTCGATCGTTTCCCACGAACTGAGGACCCCCATGGCCAACATCCAGGGGTTCAGTGAACTGCTGGTTGGCAGCCTGGAGGGGGATTTGAAACAGTATGCCGGGATCGTCCTGGAGGAGTCGGAGCGATTGACCAGATTTATCAACACCTTCCTCGACATCAACAGGATAGAAGAGGGGCGGGAGCGGATTGAAAAAAATCCCGTTCTGGTGTCGGACCTCCTCCGGCATGTTCAAGCCGAGATGCAGCCAACGGCGAAGAGCAAGGCTATTGAGCTTCGTGTTGAGGCGCCCGCTGAAGGAACCCCTGTTTTGCTGGATAGAAATTTAATCGAACAGGCCCTTTTGAACCTGATCGAAAACGCCATCAAGTACAGTCCGCCGGACCGGGAGGTGATTCTCCGGGTTTCAGAAAGGTTTGACTCCGTGATCATCGATGTGGCCGATAGGGGGTATGGAATTCGAGATGAAGACCAGAGTCGGATCTTTGATAAATTCTACCGGGCGAACGTCGAGTGTGCTGAGGATGTAAAAGGATCGGGCCTGGGGTTGGCTTTTGTGAAGCAGGCGGTTGAAGCACAGGGGGGGCAGGTGACCGTCCAAAGCACCTTTGGAGAAGGTTCTACTTTTTCTCTTATTTTTCCCAAATCAGCGCCGGAACAGGCGTAATCCCGGGTCCAGTTTTGAGGAGATTTCAGACCAGGACTTTCCGGACAGCCCGCGCCAGATCCCCCAGGGACAGGGGCTTCATGAGGAATTGACGAATGCCGATTTCCCGCGCCTTTTCTTCGGAAATCAGGTCACTGTAGCCTGTGCACAGAATAATGGGGATGTCGCTGCGAATCTTCAACAGTTCCGCTGCCAGTTCATCTCCCCTAATATGGGGCATGGTCATGTCCGTGACGACAATGTCAAAGGAACCGGGCTGGGAGCGAAACAGCTCCAGCGCTTCCGTACTGCTTTGGCGGGCCGTTACTTTAAACCCGAGGGTCGTCAGCATGGCCTTGGTTACATCGATGATGGCCGCTTCGTCATCTACGAAAAGAACGTGCTCACTGCCCTTGGGGATCGGTTCCATATCCTCGCTTTTCGTGGGTTCGACGGTGTCAATCAGGGGCAGATAAACGTTGATGGTTGTCCCCTGACCCGGCTCGCTGACGACATGAATCCGGCCGCCGTGATCCCGGACAATCCCATAGACAACGGATAATCCCAGACCGGTGCCTTCTCCGGGGCCCTTGGTGGTAAAAAACGGATCAAAAATCCGGTCAACGATCGCAGAATCAATCCCGTGTCCCGTATCTCTGACCGTCAGTCTGGCATACTCTCCCGTGGTCAGATTGAAGGCTGGAGGCCGCTTGCCGGGCTCAATTTTTTCCTGATCAAGTTCAATATCCAACATGCCCCCTTGTTCCCGCATCGCATGGAAGGCATTGGTCGCCAGATTCATCAGGATCTGGTGAATCTGGGTCGAATCGGCCAGAATCATGATGGATTGATCGGGAATCCGCTGATTGATCTGAATTGTGGACGGGAGTGTGGCCCGAAGCATCTTGATCCCTTCCTTGATCAGGGGTGCAAGGAGAACGGGCTTTTTCTCCTGCTCCTGAGGACGGCTGAAGATAAGGATCTGTTTGATCATGTCCTTGGCCCGATTGCTGACCTGGAGAGCCCGATCAAGGTAAAACTGCCTTTTATCGGGGCTTGGGGTCAGCTTGGCCAGTTCCATATACCCGATCATGGAACTCAAAATATTATTGAAATCGTGCGCAATGCCTCCCGCCAGTGTTCCGATGGCCTCCAACTTCTGGACCTGCTTTAACATTTCATTGGCCCGTTTCAGGTCTGCGGTCCGTTCCTGAACCAGCGCCTCCATGTGGTGGTGGGAGTCGCGCAGTGTTTTTTCGGCCTGGATCCGCCGGGTAACGTCCTCGATCAGGATGAG
This genomic window from Syntrophus gentianae contains:
- a CDS encoding iron-sulfur cluster assembly scaffold protein, which produces MDEVVMAYYRKLVETGFEHAGSLEDASIFLENFAEISPACGGNTNDFMHIYINVVNEIISDIKYRSICDQTTNVAIEVLCTLVKGKTLGEVAGVTEQTFSRFLGSEDKRLQETAKDLLEFLNKGIADYRAQTGGAC
- a CDS encoding C-GCAxxG-C-C family protein, yielding MSIPSMTEEKAAKGFKEGFDCSQQVLAYAAGRHNLGMDEKEAFKIGAPFGGGMWNGDTCGCVSGALMAIGLRYGHCVPYDKETKALLTAKAVEFEKKFVERNGSLICRNILGYNLTVPEELKKIMEQNLFFTVCTGLVCSACEILDEVL
- a CDS encoding response regulator; amino-acid sequence: MKKTGKLILVVDDDPNLRLLLAIHLEKAGFQTIEASNGVKALQLLQDHKPDLVPDLIVTDAVMPRLDGHGLIREVRSEPAFSRIPLILLTGNDGGQAVGNAFRPDAYQKKPFVFSDLLAKVETLLSKA
- a CDS encoding permease; amino-acid sequence: MFGLNNVVVAGKFFLVIAGELVLIFVAVSFIIGLLMEYLPPSRVRDYLSNKLSWVQYLLGSGLGAITPFCSCSTVPITAGLLKGGVPFGPTMAFLFASPVLNPIIIALLLSLLGTKATAVYVVVTFLGSMVAAAVLSRLGMERQVKPLANFQTSCCAEETKFETASLKTLPMAAGCCSSENVQSAPLRTVTTFQAPSACCAGESSPTVQNPVSASCCSVRFETDEGAQAESFKEKLKRASVSAVETFKGVFWYLLLGAGIGAFIYGFFPQDLVIRLAGPGNPWSIPIAALIGVPMYIRAETVIPISAALVGKGMGVGTVLALIIGGAGASIPEMIILGSMFRKKLIFAFALNVFLVAVVAGYLVDILIY
- a CDS encoding FecR domain-containing protein, coding for MKTGQDGILEIKYEDGSSLLLRSETEVTILEAWKTGTSRLLRDFFLSAGRVIAKVQSATGRSPRFRVHTPSAIASVRGTEFRVAVDKKQETYVEVLKSKVTVDTATNVINLAQGEGAKIKNAGAPPSPPRKLLLAPNPVGMKSFYSSAPVIALAAVGGAQAYRVMVAKDEQGKKLVWEGVIKRGDRFTMNSLTDGSYYLLTQSIDQIGLEGAPSEAHAFTIRQNPLPPMILMPGNGLKAGEKETTLEWLSVGDAVRYHLQISEDREFQKLFLDKADLTDLTFKAERLENKPYTFRIRSIAKDDYAGAWSDPVSFNGSPLPQTLSGNSPVSSPDEITLRSNSVGEGFTYHVQVAKDSQFQEVLVDQKVSKPEISIKKPKEAGTYFVRMAAIDRNGKAGEFSQAQNYTIQNRFPYEWVGGGTGLLLLILLLAL
- a CDS encoding MarR family winged helix-turn-helix transcriptional regulator, giving the protein MMDAQARQLIGLIDNITYSFGMQSLEGRCCNENISHGEFRALQVALHQTICTMQDIARSAAVTKSGATRIAKRLEEKGLAIRQQDHKDGRICCVTPTEKGQTLLNRIEDQLMCKMREILAAMDPAMREILILSLNAFVQAAKPRGVHVNPQREMCCAIEEKDTLGNG
- a CDS encoding CHASE2 domain-containing protein translates to MVPIRKILLTALCLLVLLGLDYLGFLEGMNNYFYDLSFRLRGPEKPLEKILIAAIDEKTLSRLGPWPLQRAWYASLLKKMKAADIVAFDIVLAETSPDDPLLAEAMKRSAPVVLPILINEDLSIEYPSRTFSAPLAGHVHVERGIDGVAREVYHTLYFQGRRLPSFASVIYELAEKRSFPRRAPFGEHSNEKAILQENLMRVNYSGGPGTIPRLPVFDIVQGAYPESYFRGKIVLVGITAMGLVDSVTTPYAESRMGTSGVEVQANIVNNLLLANAIRVVPLAGSWLIDIPLALLLYICFFRLNERNSVLLLIAALLLFSLFTFLAFSIWHIWNPPAATMISFLVLLMLAYLFKLHAAAVSLGATYAAILPHLRNERGKEKADYGREGLSGILSPRGIQQQALVLHDLAHQLIFEKELSDRILLSDLFGVAVFDPEGRLILANRDIHRLCAENAVSLDDRDRFIADLANHVLEKDVGSPAFEQWLQMAAITVSLSRPEMRYLKVDLSLLSVAEKMYSLFILSDITKVKEVELLKGQIVSIVSHELRTPMANIQGFSELLVGSLEGDLKQYAGIVLEESERLTRFINTFLDINRIEEGRERIEKNPVLVSDLLRHVQAEMQPTAKSKAIELRVEAPAEGTPVLLDRNLIEQALLNLIENAIKYSPPDREVILRVSERFDSVIIDVADRGYGIRDEDQSRIFDKFYRANVECAEDVKGSGLGLAFVKQAVEAQGGQVTVQSTFGEGSTFSLIFPKSAPEQA
- a CDS encoding MoaD/ThiS family protein is translated as MSIKVFLVDRLSNLAKGKDMFEVKGKTLGECLNYLVNLAPSIKQALFYESGNELQDNIKVLVNKKHAEAEGLEKEITDGDVIYIAMLPQH
- a CDS encoding aminotransferase class V-fold PLP-dependent enzyme, with amino-acid sequence MNSSASLEERREDFPALGRRRNGMPPVYLDNACTTLVPRQVMESLQECYANYPACGGRRSRHWFAEEVSDRIEGNPDKGIKGSRRILAEFIHAGSENEIVFTLNTTHALNLVALGFPFRSGDVVLLTDKEHNSNLVPWLRLQKAGLIRVDYTVPDDRDLFDLEAFEGKLKNGRVRLVSMGHTSNVTGYTLPAREIIRIAHQYGALVLLDSAQAVPHQVIDVQDLDVDFLAFSLHKMCGPRGVGVLYGKKDLLGRYLQEEEGGGFVLEPVFLGGGTVADATYSSYRLLDPPECFEAGIQNYPALIAAGAAVKYVQQIGMERISAHEGRLNRFLTGELMNRYGDTGWFRIFGPQDAEQRGGILTFEVKRPNAVRIAEELSRKRNVMIRDGVFCVHSYFNERFGQGWTLPRSHDEHRMVYRVSCYFYNTVEECRIFLETLEEIFRERSYL
- a CDS encoding DUF2703 domain-containing protein, whose protein sequence is MKTLTIRWKRLVDGQDQTCPRCGATGETVRSAVDKLKKALAELGIEVLFKTETLDFPMFSQDSLQSNRIWIGEKPLEEWIGATVGQSPCCGVCGDSDCRTLSIGNNTYEEIPERLIVQAGLLAAAELYTD
- a CDS encoding pyridoxine 5'-phosphate synthase, with the protein product MEKIELQRAAGLVYGWANDSGRLNVVGLPEVNIGHAILSRAVSVGLSRAVDEMLVILE